The following nucleotide sequence is from Pseudonocardia abyssalis.
TCGAAACCCGGACCATCAAGGGCGAGGAGCGCAAGTACCTCGTCCTGAAGGTGGCCCAGGGTGATCTCACGGTGCGTGTTCCCGCCGAGAACGCCGAGGTCGTCGGCGTTCGTGACGTGGTGGGCCAAGAGGGTCTCGACAAGGTGTTCGAGGTGCTTCGTGCACCGCACACCGAAGAGCCCACGAACTGGTCACGTCGGTACAAGGCCAACCTCGAGAAGCTGGCCTCCGGTGACGTGAACAAGGTGGCAGAGGTCGTCCGCGACCTGTGGC
It contains:
- a CDS encoding CarD family transcriptional regulator, which produces MVFKVGETVVYPHHGAALIEAIETRTIKGEERKYLVLKVAQGDLTVRVPAENAEVVGVRDVVGQEGLDKVFEVLRAPHTEEPTNWSRRYKANLEKLASGDVNKVAEVVRDLWRREKDRGLSAGEKRMLAKARQILVSELALAEGTDEERAEVLLDEVLATANA